From a region of the Aerosakkonema funiforme FACHB-1375 genome:
- a CDS encoding AAA family ATPase: MELKEILRFADDLVFAKTGKHLDDLQQAILRETFQGQKYAKIAQERNCSEGYIRSVASELWKIFSDVLKEDVTKTNVKSILERARFYNFSQTIASDNATVNNFNICSKKSQLPQVTQQPQQTPTRSHIDLGDAPEIFSFYDRTHELATLENWIVRDRDRLIALLGIGGIGKTTLALQLIEQIKTNFDYLIYRSLRFSPTPDAILTNLLQIFSQEGEIPQAIEAQLSQLINYLRKYRCLIVLDDLQMLFSSGQLAGQYKSGYEDYHLLFKQIAEVCHQSCILLISWEKSREVAKLERVNNYVHSFLLGSLGVAAKQILRQHNLSDEESWETLINAYQGNPLWLEFTATTIQELFRGNVSEFLECNECDAPILCESLQAQLDRQFQRLTPQEQAVTIQLANQTEPVSLPQIRKTVELSTSDLLNAMQSLGRRFLLDAKEQGKTSFFTLNPVLQQYVKNRFSH; this comes from the coding sequence TTGCACAAGAACGGAATTGCAGTGAAGGTTACATTAGGAGTGTTGCTTCTGAACTATGGAAAATTTTTTCAGATGTCTTAAAAGAAGATGTCACAAAAACGAATGTTAAATCCATATTAGAGAGAGCAAGGTTTTATAATTTTTCACAAACTATAGCTAGCGATAATGCAACAGTTAATAACTTCAATATTTGTTCAAAAAAATCCCAACTTCCACAAGTCACGCAACAACCGCAACAAACCCCAACCCGATCGCACATCGACTTAGGCGACGCACCGGAAATCTTCAGCTTCTACGATCGCACCCACGAACTCGCCACCCTGGAAAACTGGATAGTGCGCGATCGCGATCGTCTCATCGCACTTCTAGGGATCGGCGGAATTGGCAAAACTACCCTCGCACTGCAACTCATAGAACAAATCAAAACCAATTTTGATTACCTGATCTACCGCAGTCTCCGCTTTTCGCCAACGCCAGATGCAATCCTCACCAATCTGCTGCAAATCTTCTCCCAGGAAGGAGAAATACCGCAGGCGATCGAAGCGCAACTTTCCCAACTCATCAACTACCTACGCAAGTATCGCTGTTTGATTGTCCTCGATGACCTACAAATGCTTTTCAGCAGCGGACAACTCGCAGGTCAATATAAATCTGGATATGAAGATTATCACCTATTATTTAAACAAATAGCCGAAGTTTGTCATCAAAGTTGCATACTATTAATAAGTTGGGAAAAATCTAGAGAAGTCGCTAAACTGGAAAGAGTAAATAATTATGTGCATTCCTTCCTATTGGGTAGCTTAGGCGTAGCAGCTAAACAAATTCTCAGACAGCATAATTTATCAGATGAAGAGAGTTGGGAAACTTTGATTAATGCTTATCAAGGAAATCCTCTCTGGTTAGAGTTCACCGCCACCACGATCCAAGAGTTATTTAGAGGTAATGTTTCTGAATTCTTAGAATGCAACGAATGCGACGCGCCGATATTGTGCGAATCCTTGCAAGCGCAGTTAGACCGACAATTTCAGCGACTAACTCCGCAGGAACAAGCAGTTACGATCCAACTTGCCAATCAAACAGAACCCGTTTCTTTACCGCAAATTCGCAAGACAGTAGAATTATCGACTTCAGATTTATTGAATGCGATGCAATCTTTGGGAAGGCGGTTTTTGTTGGATGCAAAAGAACAGGGTAAGACAAGTTTTTTTACTCTCAATCCTGTGCTGCAACAATATGTAAAAAATAGATTTTCTCATTAA
- a CDS encoding type II toxin-antitoxin system HicA family toxin: MPKKVRELKQMLQKAGFTLLPKRGKGSHSYWIHPLLPNPVVLSGKDGKDAKPYQEKDVIEALEELEQLKQGDE; encoded by the coding sequence ATGCCTAAAAAAGTTAGAGAATTGAAACAGATGTTGCAGAAAGCAGGATTTACGCTTTTGCCCAAACGTGGAAAAGGCAGTCATTCTTACTGGATTCACCCGCTTCTGCCAAATCCTGTAGTCCTCTCTGGAAAAGATGGCAAAGATGCAAAGCCTTACCAGGAGAAAGATGTAATAGAAGCATTGGAAGAACTAGAGCAGTTAAAGCAAGGTGATGAATAA
- a CDS encoding vWA domain-containing protein produces the protein MKANYSLSNSLIAVNSPSVLDLIINFGSEDETQNQAPRRPLNLSLAIDRSSSMAGQSLRYAIQAAQNVVDRLAPDDILSVVIYDDNAETIIQPQRVEQKATIRTQIGKIKAGGCTNLHGGWLMACDLVKSRQSTEKINRVLLLTDGLANVGISDSPTLINHARQQAEQGIITTTLGFGNGFNEDLLIGMANAAGGNFYFIQSPDDATDVFRIELESLTSVVAQNLTVMLQLETAVQSTAIINKYRSTFSDKKIEVFLGDVYGVENKPLAVELSLAPFSDIGVQKVVTVSYKYQTVVDGNIQEVSDEIPINITVGTAEEANSVQPDAAVVEQASKLKIAKVKDEAIALADKGDYTTASQKLRKTIEDLKLKSLHETFEVAEEIDQLDHYAQSIENRRFDNTIRKEMRDQSYQALTRDRGDLKLRGLAGSASSLQAVSSVDQGVLVQCFRESGKLRIRVISDGYNQDFNVQFPRNIREEGVTYIVDEINLSADGSFYRASGNIRRLVKPGEERAASQYNTSTAKTPKRQKLNAPTSAADLETTDSIGDGVLVQCVKEGSKLRARVVSDGYNPNWNIRFPRDIREENVLYVVDEVEEAKNGGSYVAYGKIKRLVQ, from the coding sequence ATGAAAGCAAATTACTCGCTGAGTAACTCTCTAATCGCAGTCAATAGTCCGTCTGTTCTAGACTTAATTATTAACTTCGGTTCTGAAGATGAAACGCAAAACCAAGCACCGCGTCGTCCGCTCAATCTCAGTTTGGCGATCGATCGCTCCAGTTCGATGGCGGGACAGTCGCTCCGATACGCGATTCAAGCAGCTCAAAATGTTGTCGATCGTCTCGCACCAGACGATATTCTTTCTGTCGTTATTTACGATGATAACGCTGAGACAATTATACAACCACAGCGCGTCGAACAAAAAGCTACTATTCGTACACAAATCGGCAAAATCAAAGCTGGTGGATGTACGAATTTGCATGGCGGTTGGCTAATGGCTTGCGATCTGGTAAAGTCCCGTCAATCTACAGAAAAAATCAATCGCGTTTTGCTATTAACTGACGGTTTGGCGAATGTGGGGATTAGCGATTCTCCTACTTTGATTAATCATGCTAGGCAACAAGCCGAACAAGGAATAATTACAACAACTTTAGGATTTGGCAACGGATTTAATGAAGATTTACTCATCGGTATGGCAAATGCAGCCGGGGGAAATTTCTATTTCATCCAATCGCCTGACGATGCTACCGATGTATTCCGAATCGAACTGGAAAGCCTCACTTCTGTTGTAGCGCAAAATCTTACGGTAATGCTGCAACTGGAAACAGCAGTACAGAGTACGGCGATTATTAATAAGTACCGTTCTACCTTTTCAGACAAAAAGATTGAAGTTTTTCTTGGGGATGTTTACGGAGTAGAAAATAAACCTTTAGCGGTAGAACTTTCCCTCGCTCCATTTTCAGATATCGGCGTGCAGAAAGTTGTTACAGTTTCCTACAAATATCAAACAGTTGTAGATGGGAATATCCAAGAAGTTAGCGACGAAATACCCATTAATATAACAGTTGGAACTGCTGAGGAAGCCAACAGCGTGCAGCCGGATGCAGCGGTAGTTGAGCAAGCGAGTAAATTGAAGATTGCCAAAGTGAAAGATGAAGCGATCGCACTCGCCGATAAAGGAGATTATACCACAGCATCGCAAAAGCTTCGCAAAACAATCGAAGATTTGAAACTCAAATCATTGCACGAAACCTTTGAAGTTGCCGAAGAAATAGATCAGCTAGATCATTACGCGCAAAGCATAGAAAACAGAAGATTTGATAATACGATTCGCAAAGAAATGCGCGATCAATCTTATCAGGCGCTGACACGCGATCGCGGCGATCTGAAATTGCGCGGACTTGCCGGATCTGCCAGCAGCTTACAGGCAGTTTCCAGCGTCGATCAAGGCGTTTTGGTGCAGTGCTTCCGCGAAAGCGGCAAATTGAGAATTCGCGTTATTTCTGATGGATACAATCAAGATTTCAACGTGCAATTTCCCCGCAACATTCGCGAAGAAGGAGTTACCTACATTGTTGATGAAATCAATTTATCTGCTGACGGAAGTTTTTATCGCGCTTCCGGTAATATTCGCCGCTTAGTTAAACCCGGAGAAGAACGCGCCGCCTCTCAATATAACACATCTACTGCCAAAACACCCAAACGACAAAAACTCAACGCACCCACTTCTGCTGCTGACTTGGAAACCACAGATAGTATAGGCGATGGAGTGCTAGTGCAGTGCGTGAAAGAAGGTAGCAAATTGAGAGCGAGAGTTGTTTCCGATGGGTACAATCCTAATTGGAATATCCGCTTTCCCCGCGACATTCGCGAAGAAAATGTTCTCTATGTAGTTGATGAAGTGGAAGAAGCGAAAAACGGGGGGTCTTATGTTGCTTATGGGAAGATTAAACGATTAGTGCAATAG
- a CDS encoding type II toxin-antitoxin system HicB family antitoxin, producing MKYSILIQWSEKDRVYVASLPEWGKYARTHGETYEEALENAKEVLEDLVYGYEQMGKPLPEPQTLQVA from the coding sequence ATGAAATATAGCATTTTGATTCAGTGGTCTGAGAAAGATCGAGTGTATGTTGCTAGTTTGCCAGAGTGGGGGAAATACGCTCGTACTCACGGTGAAACATACGAAGAAGCACTTGAGAACGCCAAGGAAGTTTTAGAAGATTTGGTGTATGGTTATGAGCAAATGGGTAAGCCTCTACCAGAGCCACAGACACTACAGGTAGCCTAA
- a CDS encoding Uma2 family endonuclease, whose translation MISSGAISPPLTIPPLENGDKLTRAEFERRYEAMPEVKKAELIEGMVYMASPVRAKNHGKPHSRIMTWLGTYEVATPGVETLDNTTVRLDADNEPQPDALLRIEKGGQSRISDDDYVEGAPELIVEIAASTASLDLHEKMKVYRRNGVQEYLVWRVYDRQFDWFRLNAGEYIQVEPNADGVICSQVFPGLWLDKAALLAGNLAKVLEILQQGLASQSHQDFVQRLAND comes from the coding sequence ATGATATCTTCTGGCGCGATTTCCCCTCCTTTAACCATTCCTCCTTTAGAAAATGGCGACAAGCTCACCCGCGCTGAATTTGAGCGTCGCTATGAAGCAATGCCGGAAGTAAAAAAAGCTGAATTGATTGAAGGAATGGTTTATATGGCATCTCCTGTACGAGCAAAAAATCATGGTAAACCCCATTCTCGTATTATGACCTGGTTAGGAACCTACGAAGTAGCTACGCCTGGAGTGGAAACACTCGATAACACAACGGTGCGTCTGGATGCCGATAACGAACCGCAACCGGATGCTTTATTGAGGATAGAAAAGGGTGGACAATCGCGCATCAGCGACGATGATTATGTGGAAGGTGCGCCGGAATTAATAGTAGAAATTGCGGCTTCTACTGCGTCTCTCGATTTGCATGAAAAAATGAAAGTATATCGTCGCAATGGAGTACAAGAATATTTAGTTTGGCGAGTTTACGATCGCCAATTCGATTGGTTTAGATTAAATGCCGGAGAATATATTCAAGTTGAGCCAAATGCTGATGGTGTAATTTGCTCTCAAGTCTTTCCTGGGTTGTGGTTGGATAAAGCAGCTTTATTAGCTGGAAATTTAGCCAAGGTTTTAGAAATATTGCAGCAGGGTTTAGCAAGTCAGTCACATCAAGATTTTGTGCAAAGACTGGCTAATGATTAA